From a single Planctellipticum variicoloris genomic region:
- a CDS encoding alpha/beta hydrolase family protein produces MLDLRCWRLAALWLLPAGFAAGQDPTIFADPLPGTAKLELTRPLDEVMVDGIDKYALRAIEQAAQNRAAKWQTDTSGPEVYNTSLIPYRERLKTILGAVDPLLTRGGIEDLSTTRLSGAPAPGTQIPEGDHGAFYSIHPIRWQVLEGVTGEGLMLWPEAVEPVGLVVCLPDAHWTPEEFCGADPDKRESTILPRWLADQGLVVIVPTLISREDTFSGNLEIAMTNQTHREWVYRSAFEMGRHVIGYEVQKVLAAVDDLVRFNEELRIDLPIGVAGVGDGALLALHAAALDPRIQAALVCGYFQPREGVWQEPIDRNVWQLLNEFGDAELAGMVAPRSLTIEACAVPEVEGPLPAVQGRRGGAAPGTIKTADLAAVRKEFARAEPVFQKLKADGKLKLVVSGPDGRGPAGSPAALKAFLAGLELQAHDEDMGERLKLDQMPNTIARQQRQVKELIDFTQNLLARSARYRDKVWAGADRSSVEKWVESAQKYRAMVWDELIGRLPEPTLPANPRTRKLLDDPAYVGYEVVLDVYEDVIAGGILLLPKDLKPGEKRPVVVCQHGLEGVPMDTIGGPETPGYPPYKAFSAELAKRGFIVYAPQNPYRGHDRFRTLQRKSNLLGKSLFSYILPQHQVTLDWLATLPNVDPERIAFYGLSYGGKTAVRVPPLLEKYCLSICSADYNEWVLKNTSTYDRYSYVFTPEYEIFEWNMGHVANYAELSTLMTPRPFMVERGHDDGVAPDEWVAWEYAKVRRHYAKLGLADKTEIEFFNGPHTINGQGTFEFLHRHLKWAKKSE; encoded by the coding sequence ATGCTCGATCTCCGCTGCTGGCGCCTGGCGGCGCTCTGGCTGCTTCCCGCCGGATTCGCCGCCGGTCAGGATCCGACGATCTTTGCCGATCCGCTACCGGGGACTGCCAAGCTCGAACTGACGCGACCGCTGGACGAGGTGATGGTCGACGGAATCGACAAGTACGCTCTCCGCGCCATCGAGCAGGCAGCACAGAACAGAGCAGCGAAGTGGCAGACCGACACCAGCGGCCCGGAAGTCTACAATACGAGCCTGATTCCGTACCGCGAGCGGCTGAAGACCATTCTGGGAGCGGTCGATCCGCTGCTCACGCGGGGCGGCATTGAAGACCTTTCCACGACGCGGCTGTCCGGCGCACCCGCCCCGGGGACTCAGATTCCGGAGGGAGACCACGGGGCCTTCTATTCCATTCACCCGATCCGCTGGCAGGTGCTGGAAGGGGTGACAGGCGAAGGGCTGATGCTGTGGCCGGAAGCGGTCGAGCCGGTCGGGCTCGTCGTCTGCCTCCCGGATGCGCACTGGACCCCGGAGGAATTCTGCGGCGCCGATCCCGACAAGCGGGAATCGACGATTCTGCCGCGGTGGCTGGCCGATCAGGGGCTGGTGGTGATCGTTCCGACGCTGATCAGCCGGGAAGACACTTTCTCCGGCAATCTCGAAATCGCGATGACCAATCAGACGCACCGGGAATGGGTCTATCGGTCGGCGTTCGAAATGGGCCGGCATGTGATCGGCTACGAAGTCCAGAAGGTCCTGGCGGCGGTCGACGATCTGGTCCGGTTCAACGAAGAGCTGCGAATTGATCTGCCGATCGGAGTCGCCGGGGTGGGGGACGGGGCGTTGCTGGCGCTGCATGCCGCAGCGCTCGATCCTCGAATCCAGGCGGCGCTGGTTTGCGGTTACTTTCAGCCGCGGGAAGGGGTCTGGCAGGAGCCGATCGATCGGAATGTGTGGCAGTTGCTCAACGAATTCGGCGACGCCGAGCTGGCGGGAATGGTTGCTCCGCGGTCGCTGACGATCGAAGCCTGCGCCGTCCCCGAGGTTGAGGGCCCGTTGCCGGCCGTGCAGGGGCGTCGTGGTGGGGCTGCGCCGGGAACCATCAAGACCGCCGACCTGGCGGCCGTGCGGAAGGAGTTCGCCCGGGCTGAGCCGGTGTTCCAGAAGCTCAAGGCGGACGGAAAGTTGAAGCTGGTAGTCAGCGGTCCGGATGGACGCGGGCCGGCCGGCAGCCCGGCGGCCCTGAAGGCGTTTCTGGCGGGACTGGAGTTGCAGGCGCACGACGAAGACATGGGAGAACGCCTGAAACTGGACCAGATGCCGAACACGATTGCCCGGCAACAGCGGCAGGTCAAGGAATTGATCGACTTTACGCAGAATCTGCTGGCCCGTTCGGCCCGGTACCGCGACAAGGTCTGGGCCGGGGCGGACCGATCATCGGTGGAGAAGTGGGTTGAGTCGGCGCAGAAGTACCGGGCGATGGTCTGGGACGAGCTGATCGGCCGGCTTCCCGAACCGACGCTGCCGGCCAATCCGCGGACGAGAAAACTCCTCGACGATCCGGCGTATGTCGGCTACGAGGTGGTGCTGGACGTCTACGAGGACGTGATCGCCGGGGGAATTCTGCTGTTGCCGAAGGATCTGAAACCGGGCGAAAAGCGGCCGGTCGTCGTCTGCCAGCACGGCCTGGAGGGGGTGCCGATGGACACGATCGGCGGACCGGAGACGCCCGGATACCCCCCCTACAAGGCCTTCAGCGCCGAACTGGCAAAGCGAGGGTTCATCGTCTACGCCCCCCAGAATCCGTATCGGGGTCACGACCGGTTCCGGACGCTGCAGCGGAAGTCCAACCTGCTCGGGAAATCGCTGTTCAGCTACATCCTGCCGCAGCACCAGGTGACGCTCGACTGGCTGGCGACGCTGCCGAACGTCGATCCGGAGCGGATCGCGTTCTACGGGCTGTCATACGGCGGAAAGACGGCGGTCCGCGTGCCGCCGCTGCTGGAGAAGTACTGCCTCTCGATCTGCTCGGCGGACTATAACGAGTGGGTGCTGAAGAATACGTCGACTTACGACCGTTACAGCTACGTTTTCACGCCCGAATATGAAATCTTCGAGTGGAACATGGGGCACGTCGCGAACTACGCCGAGCTGTCGACGCTGATGACCCCCCGGCCGTTCATGGTCGAACGGGGTCACGACGACGGCGTCGCCCCGGATGAATGGGTGGCGTGGGAATACGCCAAGGTCCGCCGGCATTACGCCAAGCTGGGACTGGCGGACAAGACGGAGATCGAGTTCTTCAATGGCCCGCACACGATCAACGGACAGGGGACGTTCGAGTTCCTGCACCGGCATCTGAAGTGGGCGAAGAAGAGTGAGTAG
- a CDS encoding VWA domain-containing protein has product MKSLLEWYLRIPPAAPGEGTDWVWLWRRPWPASWPAWLVVLVGLACAAVVIWSYRRDAATLSRGRRLSLTGLRLLVIAFAVLLLTELSVSVHRTGLPGIALLIDTSASMSLQDQPGTEITGAVPKGDDPAGLADGAPHRLQRAIELLTREDADWLHRVQSSHQLHVWQFSETAVPLLGGATVKRENETQFLQELQGLRPTGDQTRPAPAVRKVLSELRGMPPAALIVLTDGISSAGAADRFSRIADTARRKGVPLYLIGVGSEEPVRDLQLYDTLVDEVAFVGDPLPISAKLKSFGFAGRDLEVRLRREGSDEILQKTTIKAGPDGQPLKFELSYVPTEAGEEDLILEVVLANGETNDRNNAEVRHVSVREEKIRVLLADGLPRYEYRALKHLLERDKSIQLSVVLQDADLEYPQEDRVALPHLPVQREELLQYDVIILGDLDPGQLSPALQENLREFVREKGGGLILIAGPRHNPRQFQGTPLESLFPFDLADVSNPSAELTRSGFQPALTLEGQRGNSLFRFAESEPASLAIWNSLPPLYWQVEIAAIKPGVNVFAEHPLTRKSEIRLPTILLQRIGAGKVLFHATDETWRWRFRTGDLYFGRYWVQAIRFLSRGRLIGRDRAAELSIDRLVYQRGEPVQLRVRFLDDRQAPAEADGVTVLLERQGEGQRSVKLTRVPQAPSLFEGQVSQLPEGAYHAWVARPSFSAAPPAADFRVEAPLLELQRRSLDRTDLQLAAQTSQGRYYPLDEADRLPDDLPEGAAVTLATQDPIPLWNRPEVLLLFVALLAAEWLLRKRWRLV; this is encoded by the coding sequence TTGAAATCGCTGCTGGAGTGGTATCTGCGCATTCCGCCTGCCGCTCCCGGCGAGGGAACGGACTGGGTCTGGCTCTGGCGCCGCCCCTGGCCGGCAAGCTGGCCCGCCTGGTTGGTCGTGCTGGTCGGCCTGGCCTGTGCGGCTGTGGTGATCTGGTCCTACCGGCGCGATGCGGCCACGCTCTCCCGCGGTCGGCGATTGAGCCTGACCGGACTCCGCCTGCTGGTCATCGCGTTCGCGGTCCTGCTGCTCACCGAGCTGAGCGTCTCGGTGCACCGCACTGGACTGCCCGGCATCGCGCTGCTGATCGACACCTCCGCCAGCATGTCGCTGCAGGATCAGCCGGGGACCGAGATCACCGGCGCCGTGCCGAAAGGTGACGATCCGGCCGGACTGGCTGACGGCGCTCCGCACCGGCTGCAGCGGGCGATCGAGCTCCTGACCCGCGAAGATGCCGACTGGCTCCACCGGGTGCAGTCCTCCCATCAACTTCACGTCTGGCAGTTTTCCGAGACGGCGGTGCCGTTACTGGGGGGCGCCACCGTCAAGCGGGAGAACGAAACGCAATTCCTGCAGGAACTGCAGGGGCTGCGCCCCACGGGCGATCAGACGCGCCCCGCTCCCGCCGTCCGCAAAGTTCTTTCCGAACTGCGCGGGATGCCTCCCGCCGCCCTGATCGTCCTGACCGACGGCATCTCCAGCGCCGGCGCGGCCGACAGATTCTCCCGGATCGCCGATACCGCCCGTCGGAAGGGAGTGCCGCTGTATCTGATCGGCGTCGGCAGCGAGGAGCCCGTTCGCGATCTGCAGCTCTACGACACCCTCGTCGACGAAGTCGCCTTCGTCGGCGATCCACTGCCGATTTCCGCCAAACTGAAATCGTTCGGCTTCGCCGGACGGGACCTCGAAGTCCGCCTGCGTCGCGAAGGCTCGGACGAGATTCTCCAGAAAACGACCATCAAGGCCGGCCCCGATGGCCAGCCTCTCAAGTTCGAACTCAGTTACGTCCCCACGGAAGCCGGCGAGGAAGATCTGATCCTCGAAGTCGTCCTGGCCAATGGAGAAACGAACGATCGCAACAACGCCGAAGTCCGGCACGTCAGCGTCCGCGAAGAAAAAATCCGCGTTCTGCTCGCCGATGGCCTCCCCCGCTACGAATACCGGGCTCTGAAGCACCTGCTGGAACGGGACAAGTCGATTCAGCTCTCCGTCGTCCTGCAGGACGCAGACCTCGAATATCCCCAGGAAGACCGTGTGGCGCTGCCGCACCTGCCGGTTCAGCGCGAAGAGCTGCTGCAGTACGACGTGATCATTCTCGGCGATCTCGACCCCGGGCAGCTCAGCCCCGCGCTGCAGGAAAACCTGCGGGAGTTCGTTCGCGAAAAAGGGGGCGGACTGATTCTGATCGCCGGTCCCCGACACAATCCTCGGCAATTCCAGGGAACGCCGCTGGAGAGCCTGTTTCCCTTCGATCTGGCCGACGTGTCCAATCCTTCCGCGGAGCTGACTCGGAGCGGATTTCAGCCGGCCCTGACGCTGGAAGGGCAACGCGGCAACAGCCTGTTCCGTTTTGCCGAATCCGAACCGGCAAGTCTCGCCATCTGGAACAGCCTGCCGCCCCTTTACTGGCAGGTCGAAATTGCGGCGATCAAACCGGGCGTCAACGTCTTCGCGGAACATCCGCTGACCCGGAAATCCGAGATTCGCCTGCCGACCATCCTGCTGCAGCGCATCGGAGCCGGAAAAGTCCTCTTCCACGCCACCGATGAAACGTGGCGGTGGCGGTTCCGCACGGGCGATCTCTACTTCGGCCGCTACTGGGTGCAGGCGATTCGCTTCCTCAGCCGGGGGCGTCTGATCGGTCGGGATCGGGCCGCCGAACTGAGCATCGACCGCCTCGTCTACCAGCGGGGAGAACCCGTGCAGTTGCGAGTCCGGTTCCTCGACGACCGGCAGGCCCCCGCGGAAGCCGACGGCGTCACGGTCTTGCTCGAGCGTCAGGGAGAAGGCCAGCGTTCCGTCAAGCTGACGCGTGTTCCGCAGGCCCCGTCGCTGTTCGAGGGGCAGGTCTCGCAACTCCCGGAAGGGGCCTATCACGCCTGGGTGGCGCGTCCCTCATTTTCAGCGGCGCCCCCTGCCGCGGATTTTCGCGTCGAAGCGCCGCTGCTGGAACTGCAGCGCCGCAGCCTCGATCGAACCGATCTGCAGCTCGCCGCCCAGACGTCTCAGGGCCGATACTATCCTCTGGACGAAGCCGATCGGCTTCCGGACGACCTGCCCGAAGGCGCCGCAGTCACCCTGGCGACGCAGGATCCGATTCCACTCTGGAACCGCCCCGAGGTCCTGCTGCTGTTTGTGGCCCTGCTCGCGGCAGAATGGCTGCTGCGCAAACGCTGGCGGCTGGTATGA